A region of Spiribacter roseus DNA encodes the following proteins:
- a CDS encoding cell division protein ZapA — translation MSEPVKVSILDRDFMVAAPPEQQADLHESARQLDARMREIRDSGRVVGTDRIAIMAALNLMHELLEAQSQVHHDTATAERLQALDARISDYLADVDIPAELRRR, via the coding sequence ATGAGCGAGCCGGTCAAGGTCAGCATTCTCGATCGCGACTTCATGGTCGCCGCCCCGCCCGAACAGCAGGCCGACCTGCATGAATCGGCCCGGCAGCTTGATGCCCGCATGCGCGAGATCCGCGACAGCGGCCGGGTGGTGGGCACCGATCGCATCGCCATCATGGCCGCGCTCAACCTCATGCATGAGCTGCTCGAGGCGCAGAGCCAGGTCCACCACGACACCGCAACGGCCGAGCGGTTGCAGGCGCTGGACGCCCGCATCAGCGACTACCTGGCCGATGTCGACATCCCCGCCGAACTGCGCCGGCGCTAG
- a CDS encoding 5-formyltetrahydrofolate cyclo-ligase, translated as MMGTHPDTKSDLRRRLRARRRRLRGRAARRAAALATRRLTALDRWQRARHIGIYWPADGEIDTRPLIAAATRAGKRVYLPVIRSSNGDLAFRRHRPGAPLQRGRFGLPIPPRAGAPQRRLAGLDLLVMPLVGFDAAGHRLGMGGGFYDRTLAGRGRCRRPLRVGLAYACQQHPAIPHDRWDQRLDRVVTDRTVHVW; from the coding sequence ATGATGGGGACCCACCCTGACACCAAGTCGGACCTGCGCCGCCGGTTGCGGGCCCGACGCCGTCGCCTCCGCGGCCGGGCCGCCCGCCGGGCCGCCGCGCTGGCCACCCGGCGGCTGACCGCCCTCGACCGGTGGCAGCGCGCCCGGCACATCGGCATCTACTGGCCCGCGGACGGCGAAATCGACACCCGCCCCCTGATCGCGGCCGCCACCCGGGCCGGCAAGCGCGTCTATCTGCCGGTGATCCGCTCATCCAACGGGGATTTGGCCTTCCGCCGCCATCGGCCCGGCGCCCCCCTGCAACGCGGCCGCTTCGGCCTGCCGATCCCGCCCCGCGCCGGGGCCCCGCAGCGCCGGCTGGCCGGACTCGACCTGCTGGTCATGCCGTTGGTGGGCTTTGATGCCGCCGGCCATCGGCTGGGCATGGGCGGCGGCTTTTACGACCGCACACTGGCGGGGCGCGGCCGGTGCCGGCGCCCGCTGCGGGTGGGCCTGGCCTATGCCTGCCAGCAGCACCCGGCCATCCCCCATGACCGGTGGGACCAGCGCCTCGATCGGGTCGTCACGGATCGCACGGTGCATGTCTGGTAG
- a CDS encoding EVE domain-containing protein, whose protein sequence is MAYWLMKSEPDVYGIDHLAAEPDGVEHWDGIRNYQVRNLFRDQFQPGDLAFFYHSNTKVPGIVGVMEVVSGAYPDHTAFDPDEKYYDPKSDPDNPRWLMVDVRYVRHLDRLISLAELKADPALADMRLVQRGNRLSVMPVTEAQWQHILEMEKQDDPSNR, encoded by the coding sequence ATGGCTTACTGGCTCATGAAATCGGAACCGGATGTCTATGGCATCGATCACCTCGCCGCCGAGCCGGACGGGGTCGAGCACTGGGACGGCATCCGCAACTATCAGGTCCGCAACCTGTTCCGCGATCAGTTCCAGCCCGGCGATCTCGCGTTTTTCTATCACTCCAACACCAAGGTGCCGGGCATCGTCGGTGTGATGGAGGTGGTGAGCGGGGCGTACCCGGACCACACCGCCTTTGACCCCGACGAAAAGTACTACGACCCCAAGAGTGACCCCGACAACCCGCGCTGGCTGATGGTGGATGTGCGCTATGTGCGCCACCTCGACCGGCTGATTTCGCTGGCCGAGCTCAAGGCCGACCCGGCACTCGCCGACATGCGGCTCGTCCAGCGCGGCAACCGCCTGTCCGTGATGCCGGTCACCGAGGCGCAGTGGCAGCATATCCTCGAAATGGAAAAGCAGGATGACCCCAGCAACCGATAA
- a CDS encoding glucosaminidase domain-containing protein: MTPATDNAPTFVSRGRALIDALPLTAALFGVALAWLSWPDVANSDGEVPPLQPIETRTAVALERAFTGYGYGWPAQQVPPVSVQAFPPDLAETVTDTKKSLFFRTLLPLVLAENARIEAQREDLARAAQSGLPDERRREILGRLADEYGVEGDPLADATAAALKSRVNTVPPALALAQAAKESGWGTSRFARQGNNLFGEWTWDASQGMTPRDAAADADHFVRRFTNLRASVRSYLNNLNTHDAYARFRSLRARARAAGRAMTPTEMTGGLEKYSQRGWDYVREVRAMITTNQLSQRVANVRLTPLAERVAQR; encoded by the coding sequence ATGACCCCAGCAACCGATAACGCCCCCACCTTCGTCAGTCGGGGGCGCGCCCTAATCGATGCCCTGCCGCTGACCGCCGCACTGTTCGGCGTGGCGCTGGCATGGCTGAGCTGGCCGGATGTGGCCAACAGCGATGGCGAGGTGCCTCCGCTGCAGCCCATCGAAACCCGCACCGCGGTGGCGCTTGAGCGCGCCTTCACCGGTTATGGCTATGGCTGGCCGGCGCAGCAGGTGCCACCGGTCAGCGTCCAGGCCTTCCCCCCGGATCTGGCCGAGACCGTCACCGACACCAAAAAGTCGCTGTTCTTTCGCACCCTGCTGCCGCTGGTGCTGGCGGAAAACGCCCGCATCGAGGCACAGCGCGAGGATCTGGCCCGGGCCGCGCAGTCGGGCCTGCCGGACGAGCGCCGGCGCGAGATCCTGGGCCGGCTCGCCGACGAGTACGGGGTCGAGGGGGATCCACTGGCCGATGCCACTGCAGCCGCTCTGAAATCCCGGGTCAACACCGTGCCGCCGGCCCTGGCCCTGGCGCAGGCGGCCAAGGAAAGCGGCTGGGGCACGTCGCGCTTCGCCCGCCAGGGCAATAACCTGTTCGGCGAGTGGACCTGGGATGCCAGCCAGGGCATGACACCGCGCGACGCCGCCGCTGACGCGGATCACTTTGTGCGGCGGTTCACCAACCTGCGCGCCTCGGTGCGCAGCTACCTGAACAACCTCAACACCCACGACGCCTATGCCCGGTTCCGCTCGCTGCGCGCCCGGGCGCGGGCGGCGGGTCGTGCGATGACGCCGACGGAGATGACCGGCGGGCTCGAGAAGTACTCGCAGCGTGGCTGGGATTACGTCAGGGAAGTGCGCGCCATGATCACCACCAACCAGCTCAGCCAGCGGGTGGCCAATGTGCGCCTCACGCCCCTGGCCGAGCGGGTGGCGCAGCGCTAG
- the argA gene encoding amino-acid N-acetyltransferase, producing MTDRLDAWVDWFRQSSPFIHAHRGRTFVISVGGEALSEGTAAALVHDLALLNGLGIRLVLVPGARPQVEERLNARGAAIRYANGLRVTDAEALDAVVDAVGSVRLAIEALFSMGLANSPMAGLRLQVASGNFVTARPLGVRAGVDHLHTGEVRRIDTAAVRQRLDDGAVVLMSPLGVSPTGEQFNLYAEDVAVAAARGLQADKLLFLHEGEGLMNADGTPLGELTLDEARERFEAAPADAGPLHAQVNRAIAACRGGVPRVHLLPRQRDGALLGELFSRDGVGTLIMPQAFERLRAAGINDISGILALIAPLEADGTLVRRTRERLETEIDDFTVMDREGTVVACAALHRIDGTSAAEIACLVVHQDYRDGHRGRQLLARLERDALAAGCDRLFVLTTRTAHWFREQGFAPTATESLPAERRAFYNLGRGSKVLVKALA from the coding sequence ATGACCGACCGCCTTGACGCCTGGGTGGACTGGTTCCGTCAGAGCTCGCCGTTCATCCACGCGCACCGGGGCCGCACGTTCGTCATCAGCGTCGGCGGTGAAGCCCTCAGCGAGGGCACCGCGGCGGCGCTGGTCCACGATCTGGCGTTGCTCAACGGCCTGGGGATCCGCCTGGTGCTGGTGCCCGGCGCCCGCCCGCAGGTCGAGGAACGGCTCAACGCCCGCGGCGCGGCCATCCGCTACGCCAACGGCCTGCGCGTGACCGACGCCGAAGCGCTGGATGCGGTGGTGGACGCCGTGGGCAGCGTGCGTCTGGCCATCGAGGCGCTGTTCTCAATGGGCCTCGCCAACTCGCCCATGGCGGGACTGCGACTGCAGGTGGCGAGTGGCAACTTCGTCACCGCCCGGCCGCTGGGGGTGCGTGCGGGGGTCGATCATCTGCACACCGGTGAGGTGCGGCGCATTGATACCGCCGCCGTGCGCCAGCGCCTGGATGACGGTGCGGTCGTGCTGATGAGCCCGCTGGGCGTCTCCCCTACCGGCGAGCAGTTCAACCTGTATGCCGAGGATGTGGCGGTGGCGGCGGCCCGGGGGCTGCAGGCCGACAAGTTGCTGTTCCTGCACGAGGGCGAGGGGCTGATGAATGCCGACGGCACGCCACTCGGGGAACTGACCCTGGACGAGGCCCGCGAGCGCTTCGAGGCCGCCCCGGCCGATGCCGGGCCGCTTCACGCCCAGGTCAATCGGGCGATCGCCGCGTGTCGGGGTGGGGTGCCGCGGGTGCATCTGCTGCCCCGCCAGCGTGACGGCGCCCTGCTGGGGGAGCTGTTCTCACGCGATGGCGTGGGCACACTGATCATGCCCCAGGCCTTTGAGCGCCTGCGCGCCGCCGGCATCAACGACATCAGCGGGATCCTGGCGCTGATCGCGCCGCTGGAGGCGGACGGCACCCTGGTGCGGCGCACCCGCGAGCGGCTGGAGACCGAGATCGACGATTTCACCGTGATGGATCGCGAGGGCACGGTGGTGGCCTGCGCGGCACTGCACCGCATTGACGGGACGAGCGCCGCCGAGATCGCCTGCCTGGTGGTGCACCAGGACTATCGCGACGGCCACCGCGGCCGCCAGCTGCTTGCCCGCCTTGAGCGGGATGCCCTGGCGGCGGGCTGTGACCGGCTGTTCGTGCTGACCACCCGCACCGCGCACTGGTTTCGGGAACAGGGCTTTGCGCCGACGGCGACCGAGTCGCTGCCGGCGGAGCGGCGCGCGTTCTACAACCTGGGCCGGGGCTCCAAGGTGCTGGTCAAGGCCCTCGCCTAG
- a CDS encoding TIGR04211 family SH3 domain-containing protein, whose product MRHSKRAMGRALALGGLIAAAIAGSGMALAQTTAYVTDALEITLRSGQGNDYRILRLLESGEQLEVLQRGETWTRVRAGNDEGWVRSVYLDAEPGAAARLEQAVSERDALRDENRDLSEQVAALESQVENLSSENERLREDNQRMTERLQEADEGLQLADENQALRKEVLDLERQVNDLSREANRAADQESRDWFIAGAGVIVFGMLLGILVTRIRWRRRSNWSEL is encoded by the coding sequence GTGCGGCATTCGAAACGGGCAATGGGCAGGGCGCTGGCGCTGGGTGGGCTGATCGCCGCGGCCATCGCCGGCAGCGGCATGGCGCTGGCGCAGACCACCGCCTATGTCACCGACGCCCTCGAGATCACCCTGCGCAGCGGCCAGGGCAATGACTACCGCATCCTGCGCCTGCTCGAGTCCGGCGAACAGCTGGAGGTACTGCAGCGCGGCGAGACCTGGACCCGGGTGCGCGCCGGCAACGACGAGGGCTGGGTGCGCAGCGTCTACCTGGATGCCGAGCCCGGCGCCGCCGCGCGGCTTGAGCAGGCGGTGAGCGAGCGCGACGCGCTGCGCGACGAAAACCGTGACCTGAGCGAACAGGTCGCCGCCCTCGAGTCGCAGGTCGAGAATCTGAGCAGCGAGAACGAGCGGCTGCGCGAGGACAACCAGCGCATGACCGAGCGCCTGCAGGAGGCCGACGAGGGCCTGCAGCTGGCCGACGAAAACCAGGCCCTGCGCAAGGAAGTCCTCGATCTTGAGCGCCAGGTCAACGACCTGAGCCGCGAGGCCAACCGAGCCGCCGATCAGGAAAGCCGCGACTGGTTCATCGCCGGGGCCGGGGTGATCGTCTTTGGCATGCTGCTGGGCATTCTCGTCACCCGCATCCGCTGGCGGCGGCGCAGCAACTGGAGCGAGCTCTAG
- the lgt gene encoding prolipoprotein diacylglyceryl transferase, producing the protein MIRYPAIDPIAISLGPLDIHWYGVMYAIGFGLAWWLGRRRANRPDSPVAPAQMDDLLLFGAIGVVVGGRMGYALFYSGGDLLADPLSLLRLWEGGMAFHGGLIGVIVMMAVYAWRHRIAPLALGDFVAPLIPPGLAAGRFGNFINGELWGAPTTLPWGMVYPPLGPEPRHPSQLYELALEGLVLFAVVWIYSRRPRPMGAVTGLFLAGYGLARLAVEFIRLPDAHIGYLWGGWLTMGQLLSLPMIIAGLALLAWAWRRPAASPSS; encoded by the coding sequence ATGATCCGTTATCCCGCCATCGATCCGATCGCCATCTCGCTGGGGCCGCTGGATATCCACTGGTATGGGGTGATGTATGCCATCGGCTTTGGTCTGGCCTGGTGGCTGGGCCGGCGTCGCGCGAACCGCCCCGACAGCCCCGTCGCCCCGGCGCAGATGGACGACCTGCTGCTGTTCGGCGCCATTGGCGTGGTCGTCGGCGGGCGCATGGGCTATGCGCTTTTCTACAGCGGCGGCGATCTGCTGGCCGATCCGCTGTCGCTGCTGCGCCTGTGGGAAGGCGGCATGGCCTTTCACGGCGGGCTGATCGGGGTCATCGTGATGATGGCGGTCTATGCCTGGCGCCACCGCATCGCGCCGCTGGCGCTGGGGGACTTCGTCGCGCCGCTGATCCCGCCGGGACTCGCCGCCGGGCGGTTCGGCAATTTCATTAACGGCGAACTCTGGGGCGCGCCCACCACCCTGCCCTGGGGCATGGTCTACCCACCGCTCGGCCCCGAGCCCCGGCATCCCTCGCAGCTCTATGAGTTGGCCCTGGAGGGACTGGTGCTGTTTGCGGTGGTCTGGATTTACTCGCGCCGGCCGCGGCCCATGGGGGCGGTCACCGGGCTGTTCCTGGCCGGCTACGGTCTTGCCCGGCTGGCGGTGGAGTTCATCCGCCTGCCCGATGCGCACATCGGTTATCTGTGGGGCGGGTGGCTGACCATGGGCCAGCTCCTGTCCCTGCCCATGATCATCGCCGGCCTCGCACTGCTGGCCTGGGCCTGGCGCCGCCCGGCCGCCTCCCCCTCGTCCTAG
- a CDS encoding thymidylate synthase, translated as MQQYLDLLRHVRDHGVEKSDRTGVGTRSVFGGQMRFDLADGFPMVTTKKLHLRAIIHELLWFLAGESNIRYLKDNDVHIWDEWADANGDLGPIYGVQWRSWPTPDGGQIDQIARVVEQIRHNPDSRRHIVTAWNPAEVDRMGLPPCHVLFQFYVAEGRLSCQLYQRSADLFLGVPFNIASYALLTHMVAQVTGLRPGSFIHTLGDAHLYLNHLEQADTQLAREPLPLPTLELNPAVDDLFDFRFEDIHVSGYQSHPRIAAPIAV; from the coding sequence ATGCAGCAGTATCTCGACCTCCTCCGCCACGTCCGCGACCACGGTGTCGAAAAATCCGACCGCACCGGCGTGGGCACGCGCTCGGTGTTTGGCGGGCAGATGCGCTTTGACCTGGCCGACGGCTTTCCCATGGTGACCACCAAAAAGCTGCACCTGCGCGCCATCATCCACGAGCTGCTGTGGTTTCTGGCGGGCGAGAGCAACATCCGCTATCTCAAGGACAACGATGTCCATATCTGGGACGAGTGGGCCGACGCCAACGGCGATCTCGGCCCGATCTATGGCGTGCAGTGGCGCTCGTGGCCGACCCCCGATGGCGGTCAGATCGACCAGATCGCCCGGGTGGTCGAGCAGATCCGGCACAACCCCGACTCGCGCCGGCATATCGTCACCGCCTGGAACCCGGCCGAGGTGGATCGCATGGGGCTGCCGCCCTGCCATGTGCTGTTCCAGTTCTATGTGGCCGAGGGGCGGCTGTCCTGCCAGCTCTATCAGCGCAGCGCGGATCTGTTCCTGGGCGTGCCGTTCAACATCGCCTCCTACGCGCTGCTCACCCACATGGTGGCGCAGGTCACCGGGCTCAGGCCCGGGTCGTTCATCCATACCCTGGGGGACGCGCATCTCTACCTGAATCATCTCGAGCAGGCCGACACGCAGCTCGCCCGCGAGCCGCTGCCGCTGCCCACCCTCGAGCTCAACCCGGCGGTGGATGATCTCTTCGACTTCCGCTTCGAGGACATCCACGTCTCCGGCTATCAGTCGCACCCGCGCATTGCCGCGCCCATCGCCGTCTAG
- a CDS encoding dihydrofolate reductase yields the protein MQITLVVAMTENRVIGRNNDLPWRLPDDMRHFVALTRGKPIVMGRRNYASIGRPLPRRQNIVMTRQPDWSADGVEAVHSVEAAIAAAGDVPELMVIGGADIYAAFLPRADRIELTRVRTELEGDTWLPVFEGPEWTRTALTHHPADAEHAWAMDFEVWERQPAAD from the coding sequence ATGCAGATAACCCTGGTGGTCGCCATGACCGAAAACCGTGTCATCGGCCGGAACAACGACCTGCCCTGGCGGCTGCCCGATGACATGCGCCATTTCGTGGCGCTGACGCGGGGCAAGCCGATCGTCATGGGCCGCCGCAACTACGCCTCCATCGGCCGGCCGCTGCCGCGCCGTCAGAACATCGTCATGACCCGCCAGCCGGACTGGTCGGCGGACGGGGTCGAGGCGGTGCATTCGGTGGAAGCCGCCATCGCGGCGGCCGGGGATGTGCCCGAGCTGATGGTGATCGGCGGGGCCGACATCTATGCGGCGTTCCTGCCGCGGGCCGATCGCATCGAGCTGACTCGGGTGCGCACCGAGCTGGAGGGTGATACCTGGCTGCCGGTGTTCGAGGGCCCGGAATGGACCCGGACCGCACTCACCCATCACCCGGCGGATGCCGAGCATGCCTGGGCGATGGACTTTGAAGTCTGGGAGCGCCAGCCCGCGGCTGACTAG
- the rho gene encoding transcription termination factor Rho, with protein MNLTELKHKRAAELVELAQSLGIENMARSRKQDVIFSLLKAHAKKGEDIWGDGVLEILQDGFGFLRTATSSYMAGPDDIYVSPSQIRRFSLRTGDTISGKIRPPKDGERYFALLKVDQINFEKPESAKHKVLFENLTPLFPKERMTLERGNGSTEDLTARVIDLSAPIGKGQRALIVSPPKAGKTMLLQNIAQSITSNNPEAYVIVLLIDERPEEVTEMERTVRGEVVSSTFDEPASRHVQVAEMVIEKAKRLVEHKRDVVIMLDSITRLARAYNTVVPSSGKVLTGGVDANALHRPKRFFGAARNIEEGGSLSIIATSLIETGSRMDDVIYEEFKGTGNMEVHLDRRIAEKRIYPAININRSGTRREELLMTPDELQKVWILRKLLHPMDELAAIEFLLDKLKDTKTNNEFFQAMKR; from the coding sequence ATGAATCTCACCGAACTCAAGCATAAGCGCGCCGCCGAGCTTGTCGAGCTGGCGCAGTCCCTCGGCATCGAAAACATGGCCCGTTCGCGCAAGCAGGACGTTATCTTCTCCCTGCTCAAGGCGCACGCCAAAAAGGGCGAGGACATCTGGGGCGACGGCGTCCTCGAAATCCTCCAGGACGGCTTCGGCTTCCTGCGGACCGCCACCAGCTCCTACATGGCCGGGCCCGACGACATCTACGTCTCGCCCAGTCAGATCCGGCGCTTCAGCCTGCGCACCGGCGACACCATCTCGGGCAAGATCCGCCCGCCCAAGGATGGCGAGCGCTACTTCGCGCTGCTCAAGGTCGATCAGATCAACTTCGAGAAACCCGAATCGGCCAAGCACAAGGTCCTGTTCGAGAATCTCACGCCGCTGTTCCCCAAGGAGCGTATGACGCTGGAGCGCGGCAACGGGTCCACCGAGGACCTGACCGCCCGGGTGATCGATCTGAGCGCGCCCATCGGCAAGGGCCAGCGGGCGCTGATCGTCTCGCCGCCCAAGGCCGGCAAGACCATGCTGCTGCAGAACATCGCCCAATCCATCACCTCCAACAACCCCGAAGCCTACGTCATCGTCCTGCTCATCGATGAGCGCCCCGAAGAGGTGACCGAGATGGAGCGCACGGTGCGGGGCGAGGTGGTGTCGTCGACCTTCGACGAGCCGGCGAGCCGTCATGTGCAGGTGGCCGAGATGGTCATCGAAAAGGCCAAGCGCCTCGTTGAGCACAAGCGCGACGTGGTGATCATGCTCGACTCCATCACCCGGCTGGCGCGGGCCTACAACACCGTGGTGCCCAGCTCCGGCAAGGTGCTGACCGGTGGTGTCGACGCCAATGCCCTGCATCGCCCGAAGCGCTTTTTTGGTGCCGCGCGCAACATCGAGGAAGGCGGCAGCCTGAGCATCATCGCCACCTCGCTGATCGAGACCGGCTCGCGCATGGACGATGTCATCTACGAGGAGTTCAAGGGCACCGGCAACATGGAGGTGCACCTGGACCGGCGCATCGCCGAGAAGCGCATCTACCCGGCGATCAACATCAACCGCTCCGGCACCCGCCGCGAAGAGCTGCTGATGACCCCGGACGAACTCCAGAAGGTCTGGATCCTGCGCAAACTGCTGCATCCGATGGATGAGCTGGCCGCCATCGAGTTCCTGCTCGACAAGCTCAAGGACACCAAGACCAACAACGAGTTCTTCCAGGCCATGAAGCGCTAG
- the trxA gene encoding thioredoxin TrxA produces MSDNIVHVSDANFESEVVNADQPVLVDYWAEWCGPCKMIGPILEEIAGSYEGKLRIAKLNIDENPETPPKYGIRGIPTLMLFKNGGVEATKVGALSKAQLSAFIDSNL; encoded by the coding sequence GTGAGCGACAATATCGTCCACGTGTCCGACGCCAATTTTGAATCCGAAGTCGTCAATGCCGACCAGCCGGTCCTTGTGGACTACTGGGCGGAGTGGTGCGGCCCCTGCAAGATGATCGGCCCGATCCTCGAGGAGATTGCCGGTAGCTACGAGGGCAAGCTTCGAATCGCCAAGCTCAACATCGACGAGAATCCCGAGACCCCGCCTAAGTACGGGATCCGCGGCATTCCCACGCTGATGCTGTTCAAAAACGGCGGGGTCGAGGCCACCAAGGTGGGCGCCCTGTCGAAGGCGCAGCTCTCCGCGTTCATCGACAGCAACCTTTAA